Proteins from one Bradyrhizobium amphicarpaeae genomic window:
- a CDS encoding branched-chain amino acid ABC transporter permease, producing the protein MTDLAATDPLPKPKRDIAPILLPVALALVTIPLIGSPSTWLTLTAASLAMGMMIFIMASGLTLVFGLMDVLNFGHGAFIAVGAYVATLVLAPFAASIQADSLWMNLAVLAPAALLSMAVSGALGLVVERVLILPVYGQHLKQILMTTGGLIVAEQTLYALWGPQIIPMPLPASLRGSFILGDVAIAKYRVLAMLIGLAVFVAIQLVLNRTKLGLLIRAGVENREMVEALGYRIRRLFLGVFMTGSALAGLGGVMWALYREQVHASMSDELTVLIFVVVIIGGLGSIGGCFIGAILVAMVANYGGFLVPKLALVSNILLMVAILMWRPRGLYAVTSR; encoded by the coding sequence GTGACTGACCTTGCCGCAACCGATCCGCTGCCGAAGCCGAAGCGCGACATCGCGCCGATCCTGCTGCCGGTCGCGCTCGCTTTGGTGACGATCCCGCTGATCGGCTCGCCCAGCACCTGGCTGACGCTGACCGCCGCGAGCCTTGCCATGGGCATGATGATCTTCATCATGGCCTCGGGCCTGACGCTGGTGTTCGGCCTGATGGACGTGCTCAATTTCGGCCACGGCGCCTTCATCGCCGTCGGCGCCTATGTCGCAACGCTGGTGCTGGCGCCGTTCGCAGCTTCCATCCAGGCGGATTCGCTCTGGATGAACCTGGCGGTTCTGGCGCCGGCGGCGCTGCTCTCGATGGCCGTGTCGGGCGCCCTCGGCCTCGTCGTCGAGCGCGTGCTGATCCTGCCGGTCTACGGCCAGCACCTGAAGCAGATCCTGATGACGACCGGCGGCCTGATCGTCGCCGAGCAGACCCTCTATGCGCTGTGGGGACCACAGATCATCCCGATGCCGCTGCCGGCCTCGCTGCGCGGATCCTTCATCCTCGGCGACGTCGCGATCGCCAAATACCGCGTGCTGGCGATGTTGATCGGGCTGGCCGTCTTCGTCGCGATCCAGCTCGTGCTCAACCGCACCAAGCTCGGGCTGCTGATCCGCGCCGGCGTCGAGAACCGCGAAATGGTCGAGGCACTCGGCTATCGCATCCGCCGGCTGTTCCTCGGCGTGTTCATGACGGGATCGGCGCTGGCCGGCCTCGGCGGCGTGATGTGGGCGCTCTATCGCGAGCAGGTTCATGCCTCCATGAGCGACGAGCTCACGGTGCTGATCTTCGTGGTCGTCATCATCGGCGGCCTCGGGTCGATCGGCGGCTGCTTCATCGGCGCGATCCTGGTCGCGATGGTCGCCAATTACGGCGGCTTCCTGGTGCCGAAACTCGCCCTCGTCTCCAACATCCTGCTGATGGTCGCCATTCTGATGTGGCGGCCGCGCGGCCTCTATGCGGTGACCAGCCGATGA
- a CDS encoding branched-chain amino acid ABC transporter permease has translation MMILSGDPPRSRILTLVLVVIILALAATPFLFPGAKALNVAAKICVFAALVASYDLLLGYTGSVSFAHTMFYGIGSYAIAISLYGMGPNWAAVATGIVIGLPLAALLALAIGLFSLRVAAIFFAMITLAVASAFQVLASQLSWLTGGEDGRSFQLPELLRPGTVLISKSLFGFEINGRILTFYLVFAVSALMILALLRVVNSPFGRVLQAIRENRFRAEALGFRTVFHLTYANCIAALVAASAGILNALWLRYAGPDTSLSFSIMLDILLMVVIGGMGTIYGAIIGATIFILAQNYLQSLMGLASTAASEAGLPLLPGLLHPDRWLLWLGLLFIASVYFFPTGVVGRLRNPAGDKSAGNSH, from the coding sequence ATGATGATCCTGTCAGGCGATCCGCCGCGTAGCCGGATCCTCACGCTCGTTCTCGTCGTCATCATCCTGGCGCTGGCGGCGACGCCGTTCCTGTTTCCGGGTGCCAAGGCACTGAACGTCGCGGCCAAGATCTGCGTCTTCGCAGCCCTGGTCGCCTCCTACGATTTGCTGCTCGGCTATACCGGTTCGGTGTCGTTCGCCCACACCATGTTCTACGGCATCGGCAGCTACGCGATCGCGATCTCGCTGTACGGCATGGGCCCGAATTGGGCCGCGGTCGCCACCGGCATCGTCATCGGCCTGCCGCTGGCAGCCCTGCTCGCGCTCGCCATCGGGCTGTTTTCACTGCGGGTCGCCGCGATCTTCTTTGCCATGATCACGCTGGCGGTCGCCTCCGCCTTCCAGGTGCTGGCGTCGCAGCTGTCCTGGCTGACCGGTGGCGAGGACGGGCGCAGCTTCCAGCTGCCGGAGCTGCTGCGTCCCGGCACGGTGCTGATCTCCAAGAGCCTGTTCGGCTTCGAGATCAACGGCCGCATCCTGACCTTCTATCTGGTGTTTGCCGTCTCGGCCCTGATGATCCTCGCCTTGCTGCGGGTGGTGAACTCACCGTTCGGGCGGGTGCTGCAGGCGATCCGCGAGAACCGCTTTCGGGCCGAGGCGCTCGGCTTCCGCACGGTGTTCCACCTGACCTATGCCAACTGCATCGCCGCGCTGGTCGCTGCCAGCGCCGGCATCCTGAATGCGCTGTGGCTGCGCTATGCCGGTCCCGATACCTCGCTCAGCTTCTCGATCATGCTCGACATCCTTCTGATGGTCGTGATCGGCGGCATGGGCACGATCTACGGCGCGATCATCGGCGCCACCATCTTCATCCTCGCCCAGAACTATTTGCAGTCGCTGATGGGCCTCGCCTCCACGGCGGCGTCGGAGGCCGGCCTGCCGCTGCTGCCGGGGTTGTTGCATCCCGACCGCTGGCTGCTGTGGCTCGGCCTGTTGTTCATCGCCAGCGTCTATTTCTTCCCGACCGGCGTGGTCGGACGGCTGCGCAATCCCGCCGGCGACAAGAGCGCCGGCAATTCGCATTAG
- a CDS encoding ABC transporter ATP-binding protein, translating into MTDLLKLSGVHTHIGRYHILQGIDLAVPQGQTTMLLGRNGAGKTTTLRTIMGLWQASSGEISLSGDRIESRATPDIARLGVGYVPESMAVFSDLTVKENLVLAARDGPLDDKQLEWIFGFFPALRRFWLSRAGSLSGGQKQMLSIARAIIEPRKLLLIDEPTKGLAPAIVMALIECLKEIKRKGATILLVEQNFFAARELGDNVLVMDNGTIVHRGEMAALAADVPLQERLLGLSLEAHQ; encoded by the coding sequence ATGACCGATCTCCTGAAGCTCTCCGGCGTGCACACCCATATCGGCCGCTACCACATCCTCCAGGGCATCGACCTCGCGGTCCCGCAGGGGCAGACCACGATGCTGCTGGGGCGCAACGGCGCCGGCAAGACCACGACGCTGCGCACCATCATGGGCCTGTGGCAGGCGTCCAGCGGTGAGATCAGCCTCTCCGGCGACCGTATCGAGAGCCGTGCCACGCCCGATATCGCGCGGCTCGGCGTCGGCTACGTGCCGGAGAGCATGGCGGTGTTTTCCGATCTCACCGTGAAGGAGAACCTAGTGCTGGCGGCGCGCGACGGCCCGCTCGACGATAAGCAGCTGGAATGGATCTTCGGCTTCTTTCCCGCGCTGCGCCGGTTCTGGCTGTCGCGGGCGGGGAGCCTCTCGGGCGGGCAGAAGCAGATGCTCTCGATCGCGCGCGCCATCATCGAGCCGCGCAAGCTCTTGCTGATCGACGAGCCGACCAAGGGGCTGGCGCCGGCGATCGTGATGGCGCTGATCGAGTGCCTGAAGGAGATCAAGCGCAAGGGCGCGACCATCCTCCTGGTCGAGCAGAATTTCTTTGCCGCCCGCGAACTCGGCGACAACGTGCTCGTGATGGACAACGGCACCATCGTCCATCGCGGCGAGATGGCGGCGCTCGCCGCCGACGTGCCGCTGCAGGAGCGGCTGCTCGGCCTGAGCCTGGAGGCGCATCAGTGA